From Rhodococcus sp. B7740:
GCCCTTCTTGCTCGACATGGTCGCCGAGACACCGGTCGACCTCGTGGTGGTGTCGGTGGAGCACTTCCAGGCACTCACACGCGACGCACCGGAGGTCAAGCTGGCGCTGCTGGAGAATCTCGCCACCGGCGCCTACGGCCAGATGGCAGCGGTGATCAGAACGCTCGGGCGGTTCGACATCGGCATCTGACCGAATGTCGAACCGCCCGAGGCGACTGTTCTCGTGCTGTGCTCAGGCACCCAACGTGAGCATCGTGAGCACCTCGGTGGGCTGGGCCGACCCGCCTGCGGGTTCCAGCGAGAACGCGAAGTTGGTCGAGGAACCGAGACCGTCGACCACCGTTCCGGACTCCGAGGTCAGCTGATCCTCGGTCACGACGCCGGCCGAGCGAGGTGAGCCGTCCACGAACCACATCTGGTACACGCGACCGGGCGGCGGCTGTGGGACTCCGTCGAGATCGACGACGACCGCGTTCTGGGAAAGCGAGTACGACACGGTGGCCGAGCCGCCACCGGGGAACTCCGCCGACACCTGACGTGAGTCGGGCGCGGCCACGATCTGCTCCGCCTGAGACGGCTGCGCATCGTTGCCCATCGTCTGGCTGACGACCACCACTCCGCCGACGGCGACGACCACCGCGGCCGCAGCCGAGACCATCGAGTACCGCCAGGCCTTCGAGCGCTCCCGCCGATGCCGGTGCAGTGGTGTGACGTTCGGTGGCAACTGGTGGACCGTGGGCTCCTGGTCGCTGACCGCGACCCGATCGAGCACCGAACGACGCAGCCGGTCGGGTGCGGGTGTCGCATCCGCCGCGGCCGCCAGGGCCAGCGTCTCGTGGATCTCGCTCACGAGAATGTCGAACTGGGCTCGCGCGGTGTCGTCGACGCGTAGGCGCTCGGCCTCGATGTCGCGTCGCTCGGCGTCGGTGGTCGCGTGGAGGGCGTAGACCTCCGCGTCGTCGAGTAGTCGCTGCCGTGACGAGTCGCTCATTGCGGGATCACCCCCAGACATGTTTTCAACTTGATCAATCCATCTCGTATGCGCGATTTGATGGTGGGAACCGCGACCCCGAGCCGCTCCGCAACTTCGCGATAGGTGTAACCGCTGTAGTAAGCCATTCGTACCGACTCGCTCTGCGTATCGGTCAGAGTTTCGAGACAGGCCACGACGGCCTCGGACTCGAGCCGCTGCGTCACCGTCTCGAGTACCTCGTCGTGCTCCGGTGTGTGGCTGACTGCGCCGTACGCGGCCTCACGATCGGTACCCGATTGCTCGCTCCGGACACGATCGACCGCGCGACGGTGCGCCAGAGTCATGATCCACGCCAGTGGACTGCCCTGGTTCGGGTCGTAATTGGGTGCCGCGCGCCAGATCTGGAGGAACACCTCCTGCGCTGTCTCCTCGCTGTACCCCGGGTCTCGAAGCACCCGCAGCACCATTCCGTAGACCCGCGACGACGTCGCGTCGTACAGCTCGGCGAACGCCGCCCGGTCGCCTTGGGCAACCGACGCCATCAACCGTCGCAGACGATCGGTTTCGTCGGCACGCAGGTTCTTGAGCTGTGGACTGGGAACAGCGCACACCGCGTCCTGTGCCGCGTAGCTTTCCGAGGCATCGGGCGTCGTCCGGTCACGGCCGGCATTCGACGTTCCCGACGCATCCGACATCGGCGCGCTCATCGGAAGGTCGTCCCAACAGACGGGTTCATGATCGAGTTCATCGATCACGACACTAGTGGTCATATCGCTCTCATATCGAAACCTCCGCGTTTTCCCGCCGCAGTACATATTCGGAACAAACCGACCGGAGGATGGTTCGGGACGAAAATTCGTTTGCGCAGATGTGGACCGCATTTCATCCTTGGTGGAGAATCGGACAATCGCGGGGAATCGGGCGGCGGCCCATCGGAGGAATCGAGAGACATGGCGGCGATCGAGACACACGGTCTGGTCAAACGTTTCGGAACGAACACCGCGGTCGACGGAGTCGACCTCTCCATCCCCTCCGGTGGTGTCTACGGCGTGCTCGGGCCGAACGGGGCAGGGAAGACGACGACCATCCGGATGCTGGCCACGCTGCTTCCGATCGACGGAGGCAGCGCCCGGGTGCTCGGTCACGACGTCGCGAGCGAACCGGAGGCCGTACGGCAGAAGGTCGCTCTGACAGGGCAATTCGCGTCTCTGGACGAGGATCTCACCGGTACGGAGAACCTGGTGCTGCTCGCCCGGTTGCTCGGCTACTCCCGTCCCGCCGCCCGATCACGAGCCGAGCAGCTGCTGACGGCATTCGACATCGCCGATGCCGGACCGCGACAGGTCAAGACGTACTCCGGCGGCATGCGCCGTCGCATCGACATCGCCGCCAGCATCATCGTCACTCCCGAACTGATCTTCCTCGACGAGCCCACCACCGGACTCGACCCTCGCAGCCGAAACCACGTGTGGGAGATCGTCCGCGCCTTGGTCGCAGGCGGGACGACTGTGTTGCTGACCACACAGTATCTGGACGAGGCCGATCAATTGGCCGGGCGTGTCGCAGTCATCGATCGCGGCAAGGTCATCGCCGAGGGAACGACGAGCGAGCTGAAGGCGTCGGTGGGATCGAATTCACTGCACCTGCGAGTTCTCGAGGCGTCCCAGCGGTCGGCCGCCGCAGGGATCCTGCGAGATCTACTCGGCAGCAATGTCACCGAGGACCCGGATCCGTCCACCGTCACCGCACGGTTGAGCAACCCGGCGCAGGCCGCGCCGGTCCTGCCTGCACTCGAGACCGCAGGCATCTCGATCGCGTCGTTCACGCTGGGACAGCCGAGCTTGGACGAGGTGTTTCTCGCTCTCACCGGGCACGACGCCGGTGCCACAGTCGAATCCGACCGGGAGGTTGCATCATGACCACCGAAGCCCAGCAGACGGCGCCACAGGCATCGACGATCATCGATGTACTCGGTGCCGCCGGGCCTCGCCCGCCTCGTCCGTCGTCGTTGTCGACGTCGTTGAGCTTCGGATGGCGAGCGCTGCTCAAGATCAAGCACGTTCCCGAGCAATTGTTCGACGTGACGGCCTTTCCCATCATGTTCACGTTGCTCTTCACGTACCTGTTCGGCGGCGCACTGGCCGGGTCGACCGAGGCGTACATCCAGTTCCTGCTCCCCGGCATTCTCGTGCAGACCGTGGTGATGATCACGATGTACACCGGAGTGACCATGAACAAGGACATCGAGAAGGGCGTCTTCGATCGATTCCGTTCGCTGCCCATCTGGCGGCCGTCGCCGTTGGTCGGTGCCCTGCTCGGCGACGTCGTGCGCTACACGCTGGCTTCGGTGATCGTGCTGATCCTCGGGCTGATCCTCGGTTTCCGGCCGCAGGGTGGTCTTGTCGGTGTGGTGGCGTCGATCGCTCTGCTGTTGCTGTTCTCGTTCTGCCTCTCCTGGATCTGGACCATGATCGCGATGATCGTCCGTACCGAGGCTGCGGTGATGGGGGTGTCGATGTTCATCCTGTTTCCGCTCACGTTCGCGAGCAACATCTTCGTCGACCCCAGCACGATGCCCGGTTGGCTGCGCGCGTTCGTCGACGTCAACCCGGTCAGCTTTCTGGTCACGTCGCTACGTGGACTGATGCAGGGCGATGTCGACACGGGCGGGCTTGGAGTGACGCTGATGCTGTGCGCGGCAATGCTGGCGGTGTTCGGGCCGATCACGATGCGCCTGTACAACCGAAAGTCCTGACGAACGCGCTGCGATCACGAGGCCGCGCGTGCTCGATGCCTGCGTACTGCGTCGCGATTGGAGCACACCGTTCCGCAGTACCGCTGCCTGCCCGTTCTCGAGGTGTCGGCGAAGGCGAGTGTGCAGTCTGCGGCGGCGCAGCGAGCGAGGCGAGACATCCCGCGTCCGGTCAGATGCAACGCGGTGCCGACGCTCACCAGGGCCCTGATGACCCCGCCGAGTTCGATGTTGGGGTCGCGATAGTGCATGTGCCAGCCGTCGTCGGCATGGTTGGTCAACCGTGGGTAGGCCGACGCCTGTGCCAGTAGAGCATTGAGCTCGTCGGCCCGATCGGCTTCGGTGCTCGCGTCCACCACCCGCGCCCAGTCACGCAGGAACTGGAGGGTGTCGACCAGATCGGCATCCGTGGCGATCCAGTCCGGTACGAGGCCGGCGTCCACGCAGCGTTCGCCCAGCTCGGTCGCCGACGTGGGCGGCGAATTGAGCAGGTCGATACCGAGTTTCACGGCATACTCGCCGTAAGGGTTGATGTGCACAAGACCATTACATCACGATGGACGCATGCACACCGAACACACCACACACACCTGGACCACCCACTCCACCCACGACACGAGCGAGGGGCTCGTCGGATACCAGGGCTGCCGGTGCGGTGCTCAGCGC
This genomic window contains:
- a CDS encoding anti-sigma factor produces the protein MSDSSRQRLLDDAEVYALHATTDAERRDIEAERLRVDDTARAQFDILVSEIHETLALAAAADATPAPDRLRRSVLDRVAVSDQEPTVHQLPPNVTPLHRHRRERSKAWRYSMVSAAAAVVVAVGGVVVVSQTMGNDAQPSQAEQIVAAPDSRQVSAEFPGGGSATVSYSLSQNAVVVDLDGVPQPPPGRVYQMWFVDGSPRSAGVVTEDQLTSESGTVVDGLGSSTNFAFSLEPAGGSAQPTEVLTMLTLGA
- a CDS encoding sigma-70 family RNA polymerase sigma factor: MTTSVVIDELDHEPVCWDDLPMSAPMSDASGTSNAGRDRTTPDASESYAAQDAVCAVPSPQLKNLRADETDRLRRLMASVAQGDRAAFAELYDATSSRVYGMVLRVLRDPGYSEETAQEVFLQIWRAAPNYDPNQGSPLAWIMTLAHRRAVDRVRSEQSGTDREAAYGAVSHTPEHDEVLETVTQRLESEAVVACLETLTDTQSESVRMAYYSGYTYREVAERLGVAVPTIKSRIRDGLIKLKTCLGVIPQ
- a CDS encoding daunorubicin resistance protein DrrA family ABC transporter ATP-binding protein; the encoded protein is MAAIETHGLVKRFGTNTAVDGVDLSIPSGGVYGVLGPNGAGKTTTIRMLATLLPIDGGSARVLGHDVASEPEAVRQKVALTGQFASLDEDLTGTENLVLLARLLGYSRPAARSRAEQLLTAFDIADAGPRQVKTYSGGMRRRIDIAASIIVTPELIFLDEPTTGLDPRSRNHVWEIVRALVAGGTTVLLTTQYLDEADQLAGRVAVIDRGKVIAEGTTSELKASVGSNSLHLRVLEASQRSAAAGILRDLLGSNVTEDPDPSTVTARLSNPAQAAPVLPALETAGISIASFTLGQPSLDEVFLALTGHDAGATVESDREVAS
- a CDS encoding ABC transporter permease — its product is MTTEAQQTAPQASTIIDVLGAAGPRPPRPSSLSTSLSFGWRALLKIKHVPEQLFDVTAFPIMFTLLFTYLFGGALAGSTEAYIQFLLPGILVQTVVMITMYTGVTMNKDIEKGVFDRFRSLPIWRPSPLVGALLGDVVRYTLASVIVLILGLILGFRPQGGLVGVVASIALLLLFSFCLSWIWTMIAMIVRTEAAVMGVSMFILFPLTFASNIFVDPSTMPGWLRAFVDVNPVSFLVTSLRGLMQGDVDTGGLGVTLMLCAAMLAVFGPITMRLYNRKS
- a CDS encoding CGNR zinc finger domain-containing protein, which produces MHINPYGEYAVKLGIDLLNSPPTSATELGERCVDAGLVPDWIATDADLVDTLQFLRDWARVVDASTEADRADELNALLAQASAYPRLTNHADDGWHMHYRDPNIELGGVIRALVSVGTALHLTGRGMSRLARCAAADCTLAFADTSRTGRQRYCGTVCSNRDAVRRHRARAAS